TGATAGATTAGGTCCGACAGAGATGACTTGACCCGGGGTACTGAATGTGTCTTAGGTTTCCGTCGCTTAGAACGCGTATGTTAGGGGTGCATTCACAGGATGTGAGTGTGGTTGTGCGTGTAGTGTTGTATATGCGTGTGTCCGTAGTGTACTAAAACAATCACCATCATCAAAACAATAGTTCAGCTAATTAATCACCACACAGTAATAAAACGCcggaaataattaattaaccacatAAACGACGACATGATATGGTGCATGATAGTTTGGACGGCGAGCATGGCCGACCGATGGCTTATTAGCTAgctaggtcgccgtcgccgtccatggatggatggatgggcgaCGCCGAGCGAGGGGAGGGAGGctagtagcggcggcggcggttggcgggCTCCTTCTGGGCGTTGAAGtagagggcggcgacggggaggccGAGGTCGTGGCGGTCGGCGAAGGCGCGCGTGCTGAACCTGGCGCGCGCGGCGTCCtcgtcgggcggcggcgccgccacgcgcgccTTCTGCTGGAACAGCACCATCACGTAGCGGTGGATCCCCACCGGCGGCCGTGGCCCCATGTACGGCACCACCACATCCCCTGCATCGATCCACAAATTAAACGAACACATCAAAATCAGTAATTAAACAGCTTCTGGCTGCTGCTTGCCTACGGAGTAATATAATTCATGTGTTAATTATCAAATCAAATTATGATGCAGCTTTAATCAACGATAAGACGACGGTCGCTGTTACAAGATCAACCGTGCGCGTGCGAACCAACTCCACTATAACTCTTGACGGGTGATCTTGGGTTgaattagctagctagcaatcTTACTCTTGACTACGAAGATACCAAATGTACAGTGTGAATTAATCATCATGGATAAGCGACTACGTGTCCTTGGCCAAAAGCTTCCAAGAGTCGCCAGATGAAAAAGATCACGCCAGCAGGTCACACCACCCACCCTACCAGGACGAACTCAAAAAAAGCTAGGCGACGTCTTTTTTGTCGTTGGATCAGGGTCGATGAGAGCCAAAACAACCGTGTAGCTAGACTAGATTAGCCTCCTCCCTGTTTAATTAATCCAACGAATTAAACTAATTAAATCCAGCTAGCGATGTGAGACGACCGGccggatgacgatgacgacggtggcggccgacgtcgtcgtccGGCGTGCGACACGTGGCGGCGCGGAGTGCGGAGGTGGGCTTACACGTGTACCACCGGCGGGGCCCGCAGCCCCGCCACATGTTGCTCGTGGCGGCCGACAGGTGGCCGCTCGCCGGCTGGCACCTACTGTGCGCAGCCTGCAGCTATAGCTGGCTGAAATGGACACAGGCTCTGCATAGCTACGCCGAATCTAGCCGGTCGGTTGCTACTTGCTTACTGCTACTACTAGCGCTTGCTAGCGACCTTCCTTGCACAGGGCAAAATCAGTGCATGCAACTCGGTTAATTGCATTGTGGGGaattaaggccttgtttaggctgtgtttagttcctaaaaaatattggaagtttggagaaagttgaaagttcggaaaaaaagttaaaagtttatgtgtgtaggaaagttttggatgtaatgtgatgtgatgaaaaattggaagtttggggtagttgggggtgaactaaacacggccagttccaaactttttcttcaaactttcaacttttccatcacatcaaaactttcctatacacataaacttacaacttttccatcacatcgttccaatttcaaccaaactttcagttttagcgtgaactaaacacactctaATACATGATATATTTGACTATATATAGTAAAAGTGAAGATGCATGGAAGAAAGAGTGTCAATTAGGAAGTAATACTGTACTATATATATCACTTAAGCTTGTTTAGGAAATTATAAGGTACTAGCATGCTTGCATGATTATTTACCTTGAGAAGGATCTGTTCCACCTGGTATGTTAACCACCAGCCTGGTCCAAAACAATAgaacagttaaaaaaaaaagaaaaccgcaACGGTaacttcaaaaggaaaaagacACAATGCGAAATAATCACCATTTAAATTCATGGCGAGTTCATGCATAACAGTAACAGTAAATTAGCCGTGTGCATGTTGCCACACGccggagatatatatatataggtatataccatatttattattaaaagactaaaagaaaaacagtaacagtaataataattaattaccAGTGAAGCCACTCTCTCATAGTCGGCTCGCTGGGGCTAGGAGCATCTGGATCAGTCATGACCTAACCACGCACGAACACACACAGGTCGCAACAAAACACGACATGTGTCGATCAAATAGTCAGATCAAGGCAGTAATTAAGCATGCTTATGTCAAAAGGGACTAGTAATTAACACAAGTATAATTCTGCTGCAcatgtgcgtgtgtgtgtgtgctgaCCAGAGCGAAGAGCTCGTTGACCCTGCCGGCGATCTgcacggcgggcggcgcggcggcgacggacggcTTGATCTCGCAGCCGTTGGTGAGGTCCTTGGTCCCGAACCGCACCGACATGGCCGTCGTCGGCACGAACAGGTCCACCACGTCGCCGATCACCCTCCCCACCACCAGCGGGTCCACATGCGATGCCATGgccggctagctagctagcttaagcTCTCGCGGTGACTCTCTGAATTTCTCTGAATTTGTCAGATATatactagctatagctagcttggATGAAGAAGAGAGGGAGCTAATTAGCAGTATTTATAGGTGGAGGGGGGATGAAAGAGATGGAGAGATCGATGGTGGAAGGATGACATGGACATTCTTGttggtggtgatggtgatgatgataaGCATGCATGGTTTTAATTTGGAGATTGTGTGGGGATTAATATCTACTTAACTTGTCTGCTGTGTCTAGCTAGCTCCTGGTTTAATCTTCCTTCTTTCTAAAGTTGGTGTGCCATAGCTTGATGTTCCGTATGTTGCCGAGGGGCTTTGGTTGTTCGACACGCCTGAGGAATTAGTACACTTGCATTCGATTCAAGATGTCTACGCTTTGGTCCCGGCCGgcctctgtttctttttttcttttcttttcttttcttttcttttcccactTTTACATGCTAAAACTGCCTAAATAGTTTGGAATTCTATATTATGTAATCTCTTAATTTGTGAACTGCTCACTTTATTGACTAAAGCTACCGTTGTGTGTACTATGCCgttttcttctaatataatTCAAGACATAATTAAAATTTTTGCGTGTACAGATAAAAGAATATAGAGTTATatcatttatttcttttttttttctggagctGGAGAGTAAAGATTGGAGTGTGGAAATTCTATGTCGGTTAAAGCGTAgagttttttataaaaacattTTAGTCCCTGTAGCTTGAttattttagtttgttcatCAATAATTATTACAACAAAATATTGTCTCGGCATTATAGGTGTGAGGCACAAGGAGTGCCTTTTTTCTGCGGGGACCATCAATCTTGGCAAAGAATTCATTTACTCCATTTGTTTTGCTGTGATGAGATATATATTGAAACTGGAGCTAGTAAACCTTAAAAAAACTAGAGATAAATTGATAAAACAATAACAAATCGATAGACTTAATATGccatatcacaaaactacaaatttaatacTGAAATCATCACAGTATGGTATTGTAAAACTGCATATTTAGCATAAAGTTTATCACAAAGCTACATCTATTTTAAAAGATCCATCAAGATAACAATACAAGAATAGAACCTCTGCAATCTACAGTTTATCATGTTGCTATATGTAGTCCTTGGGCCCACTGAAACTTGCCATGTCAtaggaaaaaggagagaaaggtaatggaaaagaaaaagaaagagaacaaGTGATAGATTTTGcatattaaatatttgttaGAATTTTAACATTCAAATGCGAGTATGAATggcatgctaattatatatttgGTATCGGGTGATGAATggcatgctaattatatatgtgtcATTCTTTTTATCGAGTGATGAATTTCCTAGTATGTCCTCGAATTCTCatacaaataattttatttcacATGGTAGAAACACAAACAAGTGAACTTAGATATGAATATGGAGTACTTAGATGTAaatattttccattttttttataaaagctATACTGTTGGGCTAATGCCTGACAGTAattcatgtcaaaaaaaaatatggagtaCTTAGTTTCTCTCTAGCCACGATCCTCTTTCCTTCTAAAGTAGCTAGATGATGCACATGTTGCGAGCGACTAGGCTTTAGTTGCTTGACATTTGTGAGGGATTGCTCGATTTTGACTTATTATGACGTTTTGTTCTTTGGGTCCCTATTTCTCCCCCTGCTGAAATTGTCTACAAATTTACATGTTCAATGGTGTAATCTCTCAATCCATATAACTCTCCTGCTACTGATCTACAGTTTGCATTGTGTACTATGTTGCTTCCACCTAATATAATTCGACACCTAAAACTTTTGcatgtttgcaaaaaaaaatatatagtttattttagctatagGTTAGAGATGTGGGTGTGGAAGTTATATGCCAGTTAAAGCAAGGAGAATTTTTTTAATCGCTTTTAAACATTATAACTTCCCTAGTCAATTTGTCTACAGAGGATTTTACATCAATAAATTATATTGTCCCTGCATACTGTGGACGCTAGGTATGGGGAATGCTGTTGTTGTGGGGACCTTTCAACATCAGCAATAAGTTGTTTAGGCTAGAATGAGTTAGTTAAGAGATCATCATATATAAGTTGTTCTTTTTCCTGCGCTTACTAGCCAAGAAACTTCAGGAACTGCATCTAGATACCAGATAAAACTACTTTTAAGAAAACTAAAGCTAGGAAGTAGCAAAATAGGCTGAAACAGTGGTACGTAATTGCTTTTCGTAAGCGGAGAAGATGAACCGGAAGTTAAATTAGCTTCGCTTTGTGGCAAAGCTATCTTCAAACGTGAAGTTGAAGTTTTGTTGCTTTTGTTTAACATATATGTACCGGTAAAGAAGatggaaagtttttttttccttttgtttaaaGGGTATTTTGTGATCTTGACCACGAAACTTGATATAAGGATATAAAATAGTGTAGGAGGCCAGCAGAGAAGATGAAACAACGTGAGTTGGTTTTGTCTAGTATATATGAGGAGCTAATCTATAGAAGATATATGAGAAGATATATGTGAGGCAGTGAGGGTGCTATTTGTGTTCTTATGTACAATGAAACACGTGTGCACACATACACGCACATAAACAGAcccttcagaaaaaaaaaagatgtataTAAATAGAGAGGCGCAATGGTTATATTGCTAAGATTTGTTTCTACGATTTAACAGCACCTAAAATTTCAGGCCACATTTTAACTAGTGAATAACATTTTTTATAAGCCTTCATGAATAAAATTGCAAACAACAAAATACACAACAATCACTAAACTGTATGCAACAACTATTCATTGTTGCATTGTTGTTATTTGTTATTCAGTGATGATTTTCCCAAATTTTCCTCAACACAATAAATACTATTCATTTCTGTGTAGTGCGTAGAACTGCAAATAAATGAACTTAGATATGAATTGAGATTTAGTTGAATTAGTACAAAATGCTAAGCATGGACATATGGTGCAAGTTGATTATTTGAAGGTGGGTAGCTTTTCTTTATGGTTTGTGCTTATCTACATATCATATGTTCCAATATACCATAAAAAATGTAGCTTTGAACAACAAAAAGCTAACATATATTATGTAGCTTCCCAAAACAAgattaatatatataatctgGCCCAGCCTAGCATTCATTCGCAAATCCTGTAGTGAAATTGAGACTGCTCGACCTCGGAAGCTAATTCGCGTGTAGGTGGCGCTTCTATTCTATCCTAGGTCATTTTAGATATTACAAAGTTTCCAAGCACATTCAATTCTCCATTCTAAATAGTTAGGGATAAATTGAGTAGAGATGACAAAGTGTGGCAAGGCCAAGTTGGATTTGAGCTTGTGATAAGACCTACTTCACTTATTATTGAGGAGAGAAATTGAGAGGAAATCATCGGTTCCACTATCAGCTATAATAGTGCGTGTGGGTCCTACCCGATGCTATGTTAAATATATCAACTTGGATATCTTGTAGATCAATGACAAAGCATGTTAAATGGGTGGATGGATGTATCCCCAATGTTCAAAGTACAATGATCAAATTTCCCAATTTAGGAGTAGGATGGAAATTAAATCAAGAGTAGAGATGAGAGACAACATTTTCCTAATGATAATTACCAGCTATAATCTGTACCAAGATTTAGTTTGAATCAAAAGACATATTTGTCTCTAAGTCAATTTGTTCGTTTTCCATGTTTTTGGATCTGGATGGTATCTTGGGACAAGTTTGGGGATCGACGATGTATTTTTACTCTTTGTTAAAAATTGATTTAAATCTGAATtaataattttcaaattttatatttttatacttcCAACATTAatgtttactattttttttataggcaatgtttactatttttatttagatcctactttttcaaaaataattgtaATTATTTCAACATTaacaattgaaaattttgaaatttccaAATACAAGGTAGTAGTTGATCCTCAATGTTTGTTTTGAATATTTATTGTTTGATTTTTCATGATTGAGCAGTTTTAATGTTTGAAATCTAACTCTTTTCTGTCCTATGCTTATTTTATTTCTCCAACTAGATTACTACTAGAACAATACAACAAGTACACCTGGTGGCAATGTAATGAAGCGCTAAGATTGGGGCATGATTTAGTAGTTTAAATATTTGAGATCTAACCCTTTTGTCCCATGCTTATTTTATTTCTCCGACTGAATTACTACTGGAGCAATACAACAAAAATACCTAGTAATGATGTGATGAAGCACTAACATTGTGGAATGGATGCAGGGTTTCCCTTATTGCGATAACCGGGTTTACCTTTTATCCtctattgaaatatttttaggtAAGAATTCAAAGTTTCAAAGTACTAGTCAAAATTTCACTTAAAAATCAACATCATTTTGGGTTATGAAGTGGGACATAAAAGTATGGAAGAAAGTCCGGCACAAAAAATATCAGATGTATAAATGTCAACACATGGCAAGATTGGAATTTTGTATTCAATTTGTTCTTTTGTTATTTTTCAATTTGTTTTGCTATTGCACATATAGTTGAACACATATGGAGGTACTTTCTATTGTTTTTCTATTGTGAGCTTCAATTTTTTTGTGGCAATCAAATTCATTTCATCTCAGTTTGTAAATGTACCCATTTGCTTCCAACGACTAGATAAAACGATGAATATGCACCCCTTCCTGACCTCATAAACTGTGAGATCTTTGCAAAAAATATTCTacatatgaatatatttttcaaataatgATATCTGAATTTCTTAAAATATCGTTTTAATTCTATTTTCaactttataatagttaattaacTCATTTGAAAGCATGAATCCATTCAACCATTCAGCGCAAAATAATTACTAAATCCCATGATCTTAAGCTCTGACTGAAATGGAAAATTTTCACTATCAATAGTGAAACTTTCTATAAACTTCCAAAGTTCTTTGTAGAACAAGTACaatagtactccatccatcccaaaataaacaaaCCTTATACAGGagtgtccagattcatcgtattaggatgtgtcacatcccgtacgatgttggtttattttgggacggagagagtaggttATAAGGGCAAGAGCAATAAAAAAGATGGTTGATTACTCTGAACTCTGTCCAAATCAGCTAGAGCAGGGTCTACAACCGACACATACACAAGCCATCTCTATGCACATTTTATGACACCGGAGATGCCTTTCTTTATTCGTTCATAAGccagtattttttttcacaggAGGTAAAACTAATCTAGAAACTCGTGTTCTGCTAGCACCAGATTAAGCGtctactcctctctctctctccctctctcatgTCCTCTCTCTTCCACGTAGGTGTATTGTTGGCGGTTGTTAATGACAAATTTTATGCCACCAATACTTGCATAAAAccataaaaataaaacatccaacatagtgaaaATGTTAAATTCTGACATATTCCACGAGTATTGgcgtatatttgtatgcaggtaatAAACCACCAGAGTTGGACCAAAAATAGACTTGAGTGAAGAATAATTCCTATCCATACTACGAGTGGGCCAGAAACTACCGAAGAGCATCATTAATTGGGCTTTCCACTAGCAGAAATGGATAGAGGAGGCAGAGAAGGAGTAACAGGCCGAAGATGGGCTCTGTCGGGCCAGACCTGGGTTCACTCCCACGGCCGTTCGATCTGGGGCTTCGCGTGGACGGTCCAGATGAGCTCCtgaatgacggttggagggcagaAGTGTCTTTTCACGTTCCataaccgtcatacctgccCCTATATAAAGACCTCACCTCACTCACTCCAATACACAAGctaaattataagaggctctactGTACTATACTGTATACTAGATtgggaagagagtagagtagaagtcggaggaattccggagttgtcggtaatcctctCCCTATTTCTTTACGCTCTGTTAATTACTCTAGTTATAATAGAATTATCTTTTGAGTAATTTAGTTTTGCTtggtgagaattatctcttggttagttcctattTAGAGTACGGGATCatcgttcactataatcaactaaaatatagtgatttaCTTTGGTGTGTAGCTAACATTAAAGTAAGTAATTAAtctgct
The Oryza sativa Japonica Group chromosome 6, ASM3414082v1 DNA segment above includes these coding regions:
- the LOC4341107 gene encoding protein MOTHER of FT and TFL1 homolog 1, whose product is MASHVDPLVVGRVIGDVVDLFVPTTAMSVRFGTKDLTNGCEIKPSVAAAPPAVQIAGRVNELFALVMTDPDAPSPSEPTMREWLHWLVVNIPGGTDPSQGDVVVPYMGPRPPVGIHRYVMVLFQQKARVAAPPPDEDAARARFSTRAFADRHDLGLPVAALYFNAQKEPANRRRRY